ACCAGCCGCAGTAGTCCTTCCGCCGCTTCTTCAGACGTGGCTCGAACCGGTCGGGCCGGTCGCCAACCCGGTGAGTGGCGATCGCGTCGAGTGCCAAGTGGTACAGGTCCCGCCGGGCGACCACGTCCCGCGCCGACCCCCACGCCAGGAGCGGCTCGAACGCCTCCAACGTCTGCATCGTCCCCGTGAAGCTGATCGACCGGGGCGGGATCTCGTGTCGCGCGGCCTGGGCCATCACCGTGCGGATCAGGTTGTACGCCAGGACGTGCGCCCACACCTCCCATAAGGTGACGAGCGGAGAGAACACCCGGTCCAGCCAACCGCCAACAGTGGCCAGCGCCTGCGACAGGATCTGGTCGGTGAGGACATCGGTGAACGGCAGCCCACCGTCCTGGAGGAACTGGCGTCGGAGGGTGTTCGCCTGGGTGCGGAACGATCGGAGGTGGGAACGCCGCATCGGAATTGGCTCCGTGCCGGTGAAGAGGATCGCCAAACCCCATCCTCACTCAGGAACGCACGGCTGACTATCCCCTCGCTCCCTCACGGCTTACGAAGATGTAAGTGCCATTCGTCTCTTCGACCGTCATCGCGCCCGGCGGACCCCGATCAGCACGTTGCACCCGGACGCCAACCTGTTCGACCCGCCCCCGCCGTATTCGGGTCAAGGGCGGCCCCGGATCAAAGGAGCTCGGGTGCCCAAACCCCGACAGGCGGCCGAGACGGCCTCACGCACCCGGTTGACCGTCGTGTGGTACGGGGGCGGCACCCGGTGGGTCGAAGCGCGCACCGGGACCGGGCACGGGTACAAGGGCGGGTGCGGACGGGTCCTGTTGCGCGGGGTGTTCGTCCGGGCCGCGACCGGCGCACACCGCGACGAGTACCTGTTCACCACCGACCCAGCCCTCTGGGCCGATGCGGTGGTCGGCGCCTACTGTGGTCGCTGGAGCATCGAAACCACATTCCAGGAAGCCCGGTCCGCTCTCGGGCTGGAGACCACGCGCGGCCGGCGGCGAAGCGAACGGGAGCGCTCGCGTGGCCGGGCAAGGCCACGGTCACGTTCTCCGACGCCCTGTGCGCCGTCCGCCGGTGGTTGTGGGACGAAGCCGCTTTGCCACAGGCCGGGGACGGCACGGCCCTTCAGAAACTCCCGGACCCCATCCGCGAACTGCTACTGACTACGCTCGCACCGGCGGAGCACCGAGAATCGGCATCAGTCGAGCTCAGAGGCCCTGGTCTCGGCCCAAGTGGTGGAACCAACCGGGGGCACGTGCGGTTCCTCGGGCTCGCTTTGTCGATCGCCACACTCAGGGCACCGATCCCGGAACTCGAGCCCCCCGGCGCATCGATCGATCCACCGAGCCCAAAGGAGCCGTGCGCACACGAGGTCGCTTCCGGACGGGAGTGGTAAGGGGGCTCATTCAGACGAGCCCCACAACTTGGAGGAAGCTCATGAAAAAGGTGGTAGCGGTTATCGGGACGGTGTTCTACCTGGTCAGCCCGGTGGACCTGGTCCCGAACGTGATCCCGATCATCGGATGGATGGACGAGCTTGTGATCCTGGCGTTGCTGACCAATTACTTGGCGAAAACGCCCCGAGAGCAACAGGAGCAACGCGAGCAGCAGGCGAAGTGAGCCGGGTTCGGGCGCTGCCCACGCCCTTCACCCGCGATTCGAACGTACCGGGTGCGAGGGTTATGTTGCCGGAATCGAACCTATACCGTGCCTCGACACCCGGTGCATCGGAGCCAGATCCTCGACATTGTTACCCGAATCGGAGGAAATCAAATGAAGATATTCCTACGCGAGTACGCGAAGGCCGTGCTGGTGGTCGCAAGCGTGTTCGGGGGGCCGCGCTGGCCCTCAAGATTCCGGAACTCGATGCTTTGGCCCGCTGGGCAATGCGGGAATTATTTAACTTGACAGGCGAGTACCGCGGAGCCGCGATCACGGTCACCGTGCTGGGATTGGCCGGGGTACTCACCGCGGTGAACGAAACTGAGGAAAAACAGGGTGAAACCCATGACGCCGGCCGAGGCCGTAAAGAAGGCGAACATGCCCGGGTCGCACGCGAGCGCGCTGTTCATGAGTAGTAAGCGGCTCTGCAGATCGGGACGGTGGTTAATCACGCCCGAAGAGTTCGACAACTGGTTGGCATCGTGCAAGCCGTCAAAGGTTCAGTTCCGTCGAGCGGAGATACGAACCATTTGTGTATCGGAAAATAAAAGCACCCACGGATTGCTGGACTACGCGACCTGCGCCGGCACCTCAAGCTAAGACTTGTACGGTCGGGATCGATTACCTGCGAACCAGTGCGCAGTTCGCACGACATTGAGCCAACTAAGGATGCTACGACCCGCCACGGATAGTTTTTTTTCAAACGAGGAGCATTGTGAAGACCGAGCAGGCTGCCGCGGTTCCCACAATGATGACGGTCAGGTGGCCAAGCGGCTCAACATTTCGGTCAGCTTCGTCTACACAGCGGTCGCCGATGGCCGACTGAAGCACCAAGGCCGCGGCCAGGGCGGAATCCGCGTGAGCGAGCAGCAACTCGCGGCGTACCTCGCCGACACCGAGCGCGGGGGCAAGTCCGAGGAAGCGCCGAAGCGGCGATACAAGCACCTCACGTGAACGGGTTGAACCCTTCGAGCCGCTTGAAGGCCGACGCGTGCTCGTCGATCAAGTGCCCATAGTGAGAGAAAATCATCTTGTAGTTCTTGTGCCCAAGCAGGACACGCAGATACTCGATCTCGTTGGGGAATTTCCGCAGGAAACTCGTTGCGAACGCGTGACGCAGGCCATAGACGACGACTCCCTTCGGCCACTTCAGGCCCTTACTGTGTTTGAACTTCACTCGCAGATTGGTTAGGTAGATCTGCGGGGCGTTGGGCTTCCACCTCTCCCCATAAGCGTTGCGGAAGATCGGCCCCTCCGGGTACTTCGCATTGAACCGCTCGACCATCTCCCGTGCCTCGTCGTTCAGGAACCGCACGTGCCTAACGTATTTCACCTGTGCCGAGCGCCCGCTGTACAGGTCCTCGCAGCCCCACCGGCTCTGCTC
This region of Gemmata massiliana genomic DNA includes:
- a CDS encoding YkvA family protein, which encodes MKKVVAVIGTVFYLVSPVDLVPNVIPIIGWMDELVILALLTNYLAKTPREQQEQREQQAK
- a CDS encoding helix-turn-helix domain-containing protein, with the translated sequence MAKRLNISVSFVYTAVADGRLKHQGRGQGGIRVSEQQLAAYLADTERGGKSEEAPKRRYKHLT
- a CDS encoding site-specific integrase; the protein is MDRARPPTVTHIEGRHYNKEQSRWGCEDLYSGRSAQVKYVRHVRFLNDEAREMVERFNAKYPEGPIFRNAYGERWKPNAPQIYLTNLRVKFKHSKGLKWPKGVVVYGLRHAFATSFLRKFPNEIEYLRVLLGHKNYKMIFSHYGHLIDEHASAFKRLEGFNPFT